A window of Paremcibacter congregatus contains these coding sequences:
- the ndk gene encoding nucleoside-diphosphate kinase has protein sequence MTVSRTFSIIKPDATRRNLTGAVTKMLEDGGLRVVASKRIHMTQAQAEGFYAVHKERPFFGELVEFMVSEPVVVQVLEGENAVLRNREIMGATNPSDADAGTIRKELALSIGENTVHGSDSEENAAIEIAYFFKDEEIVG, from the coding sequence ATGACTGTATCACGTACTTTTTCTATCATTAAGCCTGACGCCACACGCCGCAACCTGACCGGTGCGGTTACGAAGATGCTCGAAGACGGCGGCCTGCGGGTTGTAGCCTCCAAACGCATCCACATGACACAGGCCCAGGCCGAAGGTTTCTATGCCGTTCATAAAGAGCGCCCTTTCTTCGGCGAGCTGGTTGAATTCATGGTATCCGAGCCAGTTGTAGTTCAGGTTCTTGAAGGCGAAAACGCTGTTCTGCGCAACCGCGAAATCATGGGCGCAACCAACCCTTCCGATGCCGACGCCGGTACCATTCGCAAAGAACTGGCTCTGTCCATTGGTGAAAACACCGTTCACGGGTCTGACAGTGAAGAAAATGCGGCGATCGAGATCGCTTATTTCTTCAAAGACGAAGAAATCGTAGGCTAA
- a CDS encoding DUF2066 domain-containing protein — translation MKKTIINTITYLGAYLGAYLGAYLGVMLALSGAFLSLSQAQESGPEAVPSLYASQDLKQNQAPKIYTIYNISMDETARTSSLASQAALRKAQRLGLNKLFRKIIREEDYGKLPDLSDGQVTELVNGFEVANEKTSRVRYIADFTVHFSREKIYNFLSVLGMPFAETLSNPARLLTVVEIDGAVMLWESSNSWRTAWRDYDTINNLVPIEIIDSSKIHRMTVSPWQAQRGDPAMINRLAAEVRGRDLYVMSAKVSYDVLTGNRVLDLTVFKEGLATPAYVTQVSLAEEGPETLDKLYQEAIDRATYWLDNQWKEKVMIHFGEASQLTVRIDFSSPEDWFAIKRKLDGISLIRKVSLQNFSTTGALARMEHSGDVEQIILTLEQENMALTPVASPARRTPSVPDTAADMKSLTMSSQGTEVDLPVRLDYSWVLTLKK, via the coding sequence GTGAAGAAAACGATCATAAATACAATTACTTACCTTGGCGCTTACCTTGGCGCTTACCTTGGCGCTTACCTGGGCGTGATGTTGGCGCTTTCGGGCGCGTTCCTGTCACTTTCCCAGGCCCAGGAAAGTGGGCCAGAAGCCGTTCCGTCATTGTATGCGAGTCAGGACCTGAAGCAGAATCAGGCGCCGAAGATTTACACCATTTACAATATTTCCATGGATGAGACCGCCAGAACCTCTAGCCTGGCCAGTCAGGCGGCTCTGCGTAAGGCGCAACGGCTGGGGCTAAACAAACTATTCCGCAAAATTATCCGGGAAGAGGATTATGGCAAGCTGCCGGATCTTAGCGACGGGCAGGTCACCGAACTGGTCAATGGTTTCGAGGTCGCCAATGAAAAAACATCCCGGGTGCGTTATATCGCCGACTTTACCGTGCATTTCAGCCGGGAAAAGATTTATAATTTCCTGTCTGTGTTGGGCATGCCGTTTGCGGAAACCCTGTCCAACCCGGCGCGCCTTCTGACCGTGGTGGAGATCGACGGAGCAGTTATGTTATGGGAAAGCAGTAACAGTTGGCGCACCGCCTGGCGGGATTACGATACAATCAATAATCTTGTTCCCATAGAGATTATAGACTCCAGCAAGATTCACCGCATGACGGTATCACCGTGGCAGGCGCAACGAGGCGATCCCGCGATGATCAACCGATTGGCGGCGGAGGTCAGGGGGCGGGATCTGTATGTCATGAGCGCCAAAGTCTCCTATGATGTGTTGACCGGAAACCGCGTACTTGACCTGACTGTATTCAAGGAAGGCCTCGCGACGCCGGCTTATGTTACGCAGGTGTCTTTGGCGGAAGAAGGTCCGGAAACTCTTGATAAATTGTATCAGGAAGCGATTGACCGCGCCACCTACTGGTTGGATAATCAGTGGAAGGAAAAGGTGATGATTCACTTTGGGGAAGCATCGCAACTCACTGTGCGGATTGATTTTTCCTCTCCAGAAGACTGGTTTGCGATTAAAAGAAAACTGGATGGTATTTCCCTGATCCGTAAGGTGAGCCTTCAGAATTTCAGCACCACCGGCGCCTTGGCCCGGATGGAACATTCTGGCGATGTGGAACAGATTATCCTGACTCTGGAACAGGAAAACATGGCTCTGACGCCCGTGGCCTCTCCGGCCCGGCGGACACCTTCTGTCCCTGATACAGCGGCGGATATGAAGAGCCTGACAATGTCTTCTCAGGGAACAGAGGTTGATTTGCCGGTGCGCCTTGATTATTCTTGGGTTCTGACCTTAAAGAAATAA
- the purN gene encoding phosphoribosylglycinamide formyltransferase — protein sequence MLDVAVLVSGRGSNLQALIDACAADDFPARIVAVISNNPGSYGLERAKLAGIPTAVVNHRDYEDRESFDNAIDEELKKFKAKFICLAGFMRILEARFVNRWRDRILNIHPSLLPSFKGLHTQERALESGVRFTGCTVHIVRPEMDEGPIILQAAVAVDPEDDADSLAEKVLIQEHLIYPEALKLIALGRVSISGNRSIIEKAEYPKEALISPALTD from the coding sequence ATGCTTGATGTCGCCGTACTGGTTTCCGGACGAGGAAGTAATCTTCAGGCTCTGATCGACGCCTGCGCCGCGGATGATTTTCCCGCCCGTATTGTCGCCGTGATCTCCAACAATCCGGGGTCTTACGGACTGGAACGGGCCAAGCTCGCCGGCATTCCCACGGCCGTCGTCAATCACCGCGATTACGAGGACCGGGAAAGTTTCGACAACGCCATTGATGAAGAGCTGAAGAAATTCAAGGCCAAATTCATTTGTCTGGCCGGGTTCATGCGTATTCTCGAAGCCCGCTTCGTTAACCGCTGGCGTGACCGGATTCTCAACATTCACCCGTCGCTTTTGCCGTCCTTCAAAGGCCTGCATACCCAGGAACGCGCCCTCGAATCCGGCGTACGTTTTACCGGCTGCACCGTACATATCGTCCGTCCTGAAATGGATGAAGGGCCCATTATCCTCCAGGCCGCCGTCGCGGTCGATCCGGAAGATGACGCGGACAGTCTGGCTGAAAAAGTTCTTATTCAGGAACATCTGATTTATCCCGAGGCCCTGAAACTGATCGCCCTTGGCCGGGTATCCATCAGCGGCAATCGCTCTATCATTGAGAAAGCCGAATACCCCAAAGAAGCCCTGATCAGTCCGGCTCTGACAGACTGA
- the purM gene encoding phosphoribosylformylglycinamidine cyclo-ligase: MNEKKSYTYKEAGVDIEAGNDLVDAIKPAAASTKRPGCTSGLGGFGALFDLKAAGYNDPILVSGTDGVGTKLKVAIESGKHDTVGIDLVAMCVNDLIVQGAEPLFFLDYFATGHLSVDAGRAIIEGIAEGCRQSNAALIGGETAEMPGMYKDGDYDLAGFCVGAVERENILTGEGVEDGDILLGLASSGVHSNGFSLVRRLVEDSGLGYDAPCPFDDSKDFGTALLEPTKIYVLSTLAALKAGHIKAISHITGGGFVENIPRILPDGVSAHVDASCWTLPPVFDWLREAGNLAPLEMAKTFNCGIGLVVIVKADGAEETRRIFEENGETVYTLGHVTQKTADEPATIVTGTAGSWGYTDAWHAKSSL, from the coding sequence GTGAACGAAAAAAAATCCTATACTTATAAAGAGGCCGGCGTTGATATTGAGGCAGGCAATGATCTGGTGGATGCGATTAAACCCGCCGCCGCCTCGACAAAGCGTCCCGGCTGCACATCAGGGCTCGGGGGTTTTGGGGCCCTGTTTGATCTGAAAGCCGCTGGCTATAATGACCCCATTCTGGTCTCCGGCACCGACGGCGTCGGCACCAAGCTGAAGGTCGCCATCGAATCAGGAAAACATGATACCGTCGGCATTGATCTGGTCGCCATGTGCGTCAATGACCTCATTGTCCAAGGTGCCGAACCGCTGTTCTTTCTCGATTATTTTGCCACAGGACATTTGAGTGTTGACGCCGGACGGGCCATCATCGAAGGCATCGCTGAAGGTTGCCGTCAGTCCAACGCGGCCCTGATCGGCGGCGAAACCGCAGAAATGCCCGGCATGTACAAGGACGGCGATTACGATCTCGCCGGTTTCTGCGTCGGCGCGGTCGAGCGGGAAAACATCCTTACCGGGGAAGGTGTCGAAGACGGTGACATCTTGTTGGGGCTCGCCTCCAGCGGCGTCCATTCCAATGGCTTCTCTCTGGTGCGACGTTTAGTCGAGGATTCCGGTCTCGGCTATGATGCCCCCTGCCCGTTCGACGACAGCAAGGATTTTGGTACGGCACTTCTGGAACCGACAAAGATTTATGTACTCAGCACTCTGGCGGCCCTGAAGGCTGGCCATATCAAGGCGATCTCCCACATCACCGGCGGCGGCTTTGTTGAAAATATTCCCCGCATTCTGCCGGACGGTGTATCCGCCCATGTGGACGCCAGTTGCTGGACCCTGCCGCCTGTATTTGACTGGCTGCGTGAAGCCGGTAACCTCGCGCCGCTGGAAATGGCCAAGACCTTTAATTGCGGCATTGGACTTGTGGTTATCGTCAAGGCCGACGGCGCCGAAGAAACCCGCCGGATTTTCGAAGAAAATGGCGAAACGGTTTATACTCTGGGTCATGTAACACAAAAAACCGCCGATGAGCCCGCCACAATCGTCACCGGCACAGCCGGAAGCTGGGGCTATACAGATGCCTGGCACGCCAAGTCTTCTCTTTAA
- a CDS encoding HdaA/DnaA family protein, giving the protein MTAVQIPFNIPVREAFNAEDYLVTASNVEAVNWIDRWPDWRGVHCTILYGTRGCGKTHLSHVWQQKTGAKYGDLTQITTADLDQMPACLVLEDVDGLLTDIEQQEMLFHLYNWQKEKGGSLLLTAAQHPKHWSLSLPDLQSRMLAAISIEIGAPDDELLAAVIVKQFTDRQITVPQEVVNYLMLRIERSFAAARDIVSRIDTLALSRQRKITVPLVRNLLDDLPENEV; this is encoded by the coding sequence ATGACTGCAGTACAAATTCCCTTTAACATCCCCGTCAGAGAGGCCTTCAATGCGGAGGATTATCTGGTGACAGCTTCGAATGTCGAGGCGGTGAACTGGATTGACCGCTGGCCGGACTGGCGCGGCGTTCATTGCACCATTCTCTATGGCACACGGGGATGCGGCAAAACTCATTTATCTCACGTCTGGCAGCAGAAGACGGGCGCGAAATACGGTGACCTGACCCAGATCACCACGGCGGACCTGGATCAGATGCCGGCCTGTCTCGTTCTGGAAGATGTCGATGGCCTGCTGACGGATATTGAGCAGCAGGAAATGTTATTTCACTTGTATAACTGGCAGAAAGAAAAAGGTGGGTCGCTATTGTTGACGGCGGCGCAACATCCCAAACACTGGTCGTTGTCATTGCCGGATCTTCAGTCGCGTATGCTGGCGGCAATCTCCATAGAGATCGGTGCGCCTGATGATGAATTGCTGGCGGCGGTGATTGTGAAGCAATTCACAGACCGGCAAATTACCGTGCCTCAGGAAGTGGTGAATTATTTAATGCTCAGGATCGAGAGATCTTTCGCCGCCGCACGGGACATTGTCAGTCGTATTGATACGCTGGCGTTGTCACGCCAGCGTAAGATTACCGTACCTCTGGTGCGAAATTTACTGGATGATTTGCCGGAAAATGAGGTTTAA